GTTCCGCATCCACGTCATTTGTCCGCGCCGGAATCATTTCAACTGCTAAGTCGCCAAGTGCGGGATTGTAAAGAACGTCTAAAAAAATAACATTAAAAATAACCTGGTAGGCTAATATCCCACTGATTATAAAGACCAGTAAGAGGTGCCAGGAGACCTTCTTTTCGTAGTCATTGATTTTTCTTGTTAATTCTTTCTCGTTTAGCTTTGAGTTAGCCATTTTAACCACGCCCCTAGCAAGGAATTAAACCATTCTGCTCCAGTATTTCCTCTCCACGGGAACCGGTCAATATATCAATAAACTCCTGGGCTAGTTCCTTTTGATTCGATTCTTTTGGAATGGCGATGGCAAACTCAATGGGAGTACCGGTGATTTCGGTATCCAGGCCGGGATAACTTCCGTCAACTACAACTTTGGCCCGGGCATAATAATCAGCCAGGCGCGGGTCGCTTAAATTAATCTCAGGGGGGAATACTATGTGCTTTAGGTTTAATTGTTTGGCCACTGAAAGATATTCAAAGCCGTAATCAACCTGGCCCTGTAGAAGGGCACAAGCCAAATCAAAGGATTTGGGGTAGACATTACTCCAATTATCTTCCAATGCTTTAAACAGGCCCGGCCGGTTATAAAATTTCTCTGCCAGCTGCCACAACATCAATGTTCTGTACCCGCAGGGATCACGGTGATGGTCTGAACGACCGTATTTAATCTGGCTATTATTTAATAAAACATCCATCCAGTTGTCCTCGTTAATAATTTCACTATGCGTGGAAAACTCATCAAAGGCCAAAACCATTTGGTCGGTGGCAAAAGCAAAGGAGGTATCTACAAAGCGGGGAATTAGAATATCTTCAAATACCTTATAATCCGCCAGCGCAATTAAATCCACTATCTTTCCCCCCGCCACCGCCCGGGCACAGGCCCTTGACCCTGCATAATCCAATTCTACTTTTAAATCAGGGTATCTTTCCCATAATATGTGAATGCACTCTTTCATGGGTTTACGCAGCGCCCCGGCATGAAGTACTTTAAAACAATTAGGATTATTTTTCATCAGCGCTTCCCCCTTGCTCTTTTTGTTCTCGGTATAGACTAAGAAATTGTTCGACTTGAAGTTTTTGCTTCTCTACCTTTGCAGCAGCTTCGTCCAAAACGTTGATACCTTTTTCAGTTATTTCGTATAACCTGCGGGCAGGGCCCGATTCCGAGGTCTGCCAGCTGGATGTTAAAAGCCCGTTCTTCTCCATCCGTCTCAAGTTCCTGTATATGGTGCCCGGTTCTACTTCTTCCGTAGATTGCAATTTATTATAGTTTTGAATTAATTCATAGCCGTGCGAGGGCTTCATATAAACAAATAAAAGTAAGCCCGGCTGAATCAATTTATCCAGGGAAATATCCTCTCCGTTTTTTACCGCCATTATAAACCTCCGTATCAAGCGATTTCACAGAAATAATCAAGAGCACAGCCTTGTTCTAAAAATCTGTATCTTCATGGCATTACCTCCATTTAAATTGGCAAGCAAGTGCATTATAATTTTAAGTGCACCATGCACTTAGGTAATTGAAAATATATTAACACTATAATTTTATTTACACAATACATTTTTTCCAAATTTACCTTGCCATAAATATGAACTAATGTTAATATGATTGACAAATAACTCTATAGGCATATTGCACATAAGGGAGGTTTCCATAAATGTGCCAAGACCAAGGTTCTCATCATGAAAGTAGTTGCAGCTGTTCTGGTATGCCAATGAGACGCTTTCTGCAGCCCTGTCTTTTACTGCTGCTTCACCGCCGGTCAACTCACGGGTACGATTTGATTCAAAATCTTGGAGAGTTCGGTTTTTCTTCCGGTGAAACAGACCCGGGCACTGTATACAGGCACCTGCGTAAGATGGAAGAGGAAAAATTAGTAACTTCCGCCTGGGATACAGATCAAGGTGGGCCGGCTAAAAGGCTGTACCAAATAACCGGTGAGGGTGAGGAAATTTTACACGCCTGGGCCGTTACCCTGAATGGGAATAAACAGAGGATAGAAGACTTTTTGGTTAAATATAAAACCCAATTTCCGGGACAGTAGTATGCATTATAACTATAAAGAAGACTTGGTTCAGGTTGGGTTTTTACCCCATCTGAACCTTAGTCGCACTTATTTCGAGCTTACAGCCTGTTAATCCTATTAGTTGGGGACATTCCTGTCCCCAGAGAAATACCCAAGCTTCAGCAGGTGTGTCCCCTTTCCTTATGCGAGGCCGGGGTCTTACAGGCTGTGCGAAGATAAAAACAGTTCTTAAGCGGGGGAACAAAAATGTTTAATATCATCCTTTTTGTATCGGCTGCCATTGGATTTATAATATCCAATCAGAAAGACAAAGTAAAAACTAAGCAGGCCCTCAAAAAAGCCGTAAATTCCTTTATCAATTTATTGCCCAGCTTACTGGGGATCATTGGCCTCATCGGTTTAATGTTGGCGCTGGTGCCCCGGGAATTAATTGCGGGGTTTTTCGGCGATAACAGCCCGGCAGGTATTGCCGTCATTTCGGCCATCGGTTCCATTACACTGCTGCCGGCATTTGTTGCTTTTCCCCTGGCCTCATCGTTCCTTGATGCCGGGGCCAGTATCGTTGCCGTGGCCTGTTTTATCACCACTTTGCTGATGGTGGGGGTCATAACCGCTCCCATGGAAATAGAGTATTTCGGGAAGAAATTTACCCTTTGGCGTAATTTATCTGCACTGGTACTGGCAGTTATCATCGGTCCCTTGATTGGGGTGATGGTGCGGTGAAGAGTAAAATTAAAAAGTATAATCTTTTTTTCCTGGTTGTTTTAGTTGATCTTATTTTGTGGTTCTACTGGCCGGATAAGGGAACAACGGCAGTTATAAGTACCGGTGATTATCTAGTTGAGATGCTGCTGTTCATTCCACCTATTTTTATATTAATCGGTCTATTAGATGTTTGGGTACCCAGAGAAATTGTGGAAAAGAACGTAGGTTCCGAGTCAGGGGTAAAGGGTGTTGTTATATCCATTTTGGTGGCCACTGCTGCAGCCGGTCCCCTTTACGCGGGCTTCCCGGTAGCCTACACTCTGATGGAAAAAGGCTGCCGCATGGCAAATGTGGTGATCTTTCTCGGTACCTGGGCAACAATAAAAGTTCCCATGCTGATGATGGAGATAAAATTTTTGGGAATGGAATTTGCGGCAGCCAGGTTGCTATTAACTCTTCCGGCAATTATCCTTTCCGGTTACCTGGTAGAAAGATTGTTAGCCGGTGCAAAGAAAGCCGGTAAACCTAAAGCTAACAAACTTACCGGTTAAAAGTGAACTCGTTCAGCTAAAGCTGAACATCGGGGCTTCGAGTGGGGATTCAACCCCACCTGAAGAAAAAAAGTGCAAACTCCCACTTATAGAAGTGGGAGTCTTAGAAATCAGCTAAATATTACCTCAATTAGTTTTTGCGAAAGGGGGGTAGAACGGGGAGAAAAGATGTGTAACTGTAACTGTGACCATCCCGATAAGTTGAAAGGGAAAAAGCCTGGTGAGTGCACCACGGAGCAAGTCAAGGAATGTCACGGGGATGAAAAGAATCATCCCTGCACTAAGGAAAAAGAATAGCAGCAGCAATACCGCAGTCAGATGACATCCCAGTTTACCGATGAACAGCTGGTTGAAATGGGCAAAAACGGTGGCTGCGGCTTCCGTGGAGGTCATGGCTTCGGCGGCGGTTTTGTCGGGCGTTGAGTACTCATAGAGAATTATCAGGGTGAGGTTTTTAAAACCTCACCCTTTGTCTAGTTTAGGGAACTAGAAAACCCCCCCCGGAGAAGAGGTGTGAAGACGGTAGCCCCGGATTCGGCCAGAAGAGTATGGTAAGATAGAATGGCTGGGAAAGGTTACCTGCTGGAAGAAGGAAATAGGTAAAAAAACGGTAAAGGGGAATAAAAACCATGGCCAACCATACTATTTTGGTGGTGGAAGACGAAGAGCGAGTACAGCAGCTGGTAGAACTGTATTTAAAGAAAGAGGGTTTTACCGTAGATATGGCTTTTGACGGAGAGGAAGCTGTGAAAAAGGCCAGGGCCGGTCTGCCTGATCTAATTTTACTGGACATTATGCTGCCTGAGATGGATGGCTGGGAGGTTTGTAAAGAGCTGAGGAAGACCATGTCCACACCCATTATCATGCTTACCGCCAGGGGAGATGAATTCGACCGGGTAATGGGGCTGGAACTTGGTGCGGATGATTATATAGCCAAGCCTTTCAGCCCTCGGGAAATGGTGGCCCGGGTGAAGGCTGTGCTTCGACGCACAGCCGCCGGAGCACAGAATGGTTCGAAGGTGCTTGATTTTAACGAGTTGTGTATTAACTACACCAGCAGGACAGTAGAGATTAAGGGTAATATAATAGAAATGCCGCCCAAAGAATTTGAACTTTTATGGTTTCTGGCCGGTCACTGCGGCCAGGTTTTTTCCAGGGAACAATTGCTGCACAGTATTTGGGGGTATAGCTATGTCGGTGACCCCCGCACAGTGGACACGCATATTAAGCGGCTGCGGGAAAAGTTGGCCCAGGCCCGGGAAGTTTGCTCGATAAAAACCGTTTGGGGATACGGGTATAAATTCGAGGTTGTGGGTTAATGTTTAAAAGCCTTTTTAGTAAATTAATGTCCTCATATCTATTGGTTGTATTAGCTACACTGTTGGTTTTAGGTATACTTATCTCCCACCTTTTTTCCAATTACTACTATTCATCCAGTGAACAAGAGTTAAAAGATAAGGGACTGGAAATGGCCGGTCTGATGAGTGACTATATGGAGCAGGGACGGCCCGTGGAAGAAGTCTTGGCTGTCACGGGCAGCATGGTGGATGCTCGAGTGTTCTGGGTGCAGCGGCAGGCGCTTGATTTTGCGCAGCGCGGGCGCATACACGGGCTGAGGTTGGATCGTGTTGAAGTAGAGCAAATTTTAAAGGGCGAAATAATAACCAAACAGGCATTTATGTACCGTTTTAACCAGGCTATGATCTCGGTAGCCGTTCCCGTGAGAGTTAATAGTAGTATCGCCGGTGCGTTATTCCTTTTTACGCCTGTTGCCGATATTACAGATACCATATCGGCAGTGCGCAAGCTAATATTTTGGGCCGCCCTCCCCACCATACTTTTTGCTGTTATTATCGCCTATTTCTTATCCCGCTCCGTTTCCCGCCCGCTACAAGATATGAGTTTGGCCAGCCGGGCCATGGCGGAAGGTGACTTTCAGCAGCGGATTAATACGTCCTCCCGGGACGAAGTGGGGCAACTGGCCCAGAGTTTCAACCACCTGGCAGGGGCTTTGAATAATACCATTAATGATCTGTCTATGGAAAAGGAAAAAATGGAAAGTGTGTTGGGCAACATGGCCGAAGGGGTTATAGCCATTGACCCCGGTTGCAGGGTTATTGCCGCAAACCGGCAGGCTATTGAAACTTTCGGCTTTGATCAAAGTACTTTAAGCCAGGTGCTGGCGGAAACTTCTCTACCGGATGAAGTACAGGTACTATTTAATCAAGTATTAGAATCAGGGGAAACAAAAAGTATTGAAATTACTTTAAACAACGGTAAAATATTTCTTCTCGCCCATGTATCACCGCTGCGAGAAACCGGTGCCGGCGTATTTGGCGCGGTGGGTGTTTTCCATGACATTACCGATATCCGGCGCCTGGAACAAATGCGCCGGGATCTGGTGGCCAATGTTTCCCACGAACTGCGAACGCCCTTAACTTCTGTGCAGGGGTTTGTTGAGGCCATGCTGGACGGTACTATAGAGGGCGAAGAGGATAAATCAATTTATCTTAACATTATCCACCAGGAAACTATACGGCTTAACCGGCTTATTCATGATCTGTTGGACCTGGCCTCCATGGAATCCGGGAAGACATCCTGGGAAATAAACGCGGTAGATGTAAGTGAATTAATAAGCCGGGTAGTGGCCAGGCTACAGCCGCAGCTTAAGCGCCGGCTGCTTACTGTTAAAAGAGAAATCCCTGCCGCTTTACCCTTGTTGTTGGCCAACGAAGACCGGGCGGAACAAGTCCTAACCAATCTAATTGGTAACGCCGTTCAGTTTTCTCCTGAAGGCGAAAGTATTACGATTGAGGTGCAGGCCGTACAGGGTGAAATAACAATAAGTGTAGTTGATCGTGGCCCCGGCATTGCGGTAGAAGAGTTGCCATATATCTGGGAGCGATTCCACCGGGTGGATAAATCACGTTCCCGGGCCCTGGGCGGTACCGGCCTGGGCCTTGCCATAACCAAACAAATTATAGAGGCCCACGGCGGAAGAGTGGGAGTCCGGAGCGAATCAGGCCGGGGTTCCGTTTTTAGCTTTACCCTGCCGGCGGTGCCGGGGGAAGAACCAGAGTAATTTTTTCAAACCAATACAACCACCATTTCCTTTAAAGACTCCAACAAATCCTCGTTCCCCGGTTCCCAAATGACAGGGCATTCCTCCAGCTTTTTCCCCCCATTGACCATTTGGGCGGCAAAAGCCAAACAGGTTTGCTCGCCGCACCGGCGGCAGCCGGATTTTTGGGGCAGCCAGCCGTAAAGCACAAGGGGAGTGGGCCTGGAGCGCCTTTCATAAACAGGCTCAATGGTTTCCCTGTCAACATATGTTTTATTTATTAAGTCTTTCACCCAGGCAGCGGTTTCATCTGCATCCTCTTCGCTCAGCGCCTTGGCCACTGTTACTTCCCAGGGGTAAAGGGTAATCAATCTTTCGTCCTTGGTCATAGAGAGTACCTTGCCTTCATGATTATATACTGCATTTTTTTGGACCGCATTAAGATACGGCATTAAGCTGGTAATGTCATCAGAAAAAATGGCTCTGAATCTTATTCGATTGGGCACCACTATACATGGTGCTACGCTTGTAATCTTAATATCTTTTAAAAACATAAGTTTTACCTCCTTAAGAAACACCTGCGACTATTCAATCTGTTATACCGCACGGGCGTTATCAGATTAACCTTCACTTGCGCCTTTTTTTATCTTATTTTCTGCCAAAAGCAACAATCTTTCCGGTTCCATGGTTTTCTCGTCTTTAAATAACGGCTGCATGAAATAAATACAATTTTTAATAGCCTGTTATTTTCCGGCTCTGTTTTTCTACCCGTAACAAAACACCTGTTGTTAACACTTAGCCCGCACTGCCCACAGCCCTGAATAGTAACACCCCCCTATTTTTTATTTTGGACTTCCGTTAATAAATCAATAGTTATATAATTATAGTATAAAAGTAAATGCCTGCCAACTATTTATAGTAAACACCCATTGACAATATTCAAACATAAGGATATTATTATATAAATCATGACTAATAAGGAGATGAGAAAGATGAGTATAGATAATTACGTCAAGATTTTTAAAGCTTTGGGTGAGCCCTCGCGATTACGAATGTTAAAAATATTGTCGGTAAGACCCATGTACGTGTGTGAGCTGGAGAAAGTGCTGCAAATGAGCCAGCCGAGAATATCCCAGCACCTGCGGGTAATGAAGCATGCCGGGCTGGTAACAGAGCGCAAGGAGGCCCAGCGTACCTTTTACGCCCTTAAAATTGATTATCTTGATGAACAGTTTAAAGAATTGCTGGAATTCTTCCATGCAGATTTGGAAAGCCTGCCGCTTTTTATCGAGGAATACCAGCGGCATAAAGAGCTGGAGGAGGATTCCGGAGTGGCACAATGTAAGGAAGGGAAAACAGAGGCGGTAAAATTGGAGCAGGAGGCATAAATTAAATAGAACTGTTATGATCATTGCCATTAAGCCGTTAATTAGGTGATCTTCATGGCCGGTTTTTACAGGTTGAGCCCCCGTTTTCAAAAAGTGTGGCATTTTAAGGAAGCCTTTTCTTCCGGTTAAGGCAAGGCCGGAACATATTTAAATAAATAACAATAAGGAGATGGTATTAATGGAAATCAAAGTACTGGGAACTGGCTGCAAGAAGTGCAAAGAAACTGAAAAAGCCGTGCAAAAGGCAGTGGAAGAGCTCGGTATTCAGGCTGATGTGGAAAAGGTGGAAGAAATGGACAAAATAGCTGACTATAATGTTTTAATGACCCCGGGCCTAGTGATTAACGGAAAGGTAAAGGTAACCGGGCGGGTACCCAAGCACAAGGACATTCTTAAGTACATTAAGGATGAAATGTAAAATAAAAAAACCATGAATTTGATTTGCCCGAGAAGACTCTTCACCGTGATAGCAAGTAGTTAACTATATAGAGATAAACATGGCAGTTGGGAGATGACAATATGACCTTGATGGGTGTGCTGCAGAGCGGGTTTAATGAGCTTCTGGAGTACCTGTCGGCTCACGTACTTACTTGCCTGGTGCCGGCGTTCTTTATTGCCGGCGGCATAGCCGCGGTGGTGTCCACCGGGGCGGTGCTTAAATATTTCGGGCCCCGGGCGCCAAAGCACATGTCCTATGGTGTAGCTTCGGTGTCGGGAGCAATACTTGCTGTTTGTTCCTGCACCGTGCTACCCCTTTTTGCCGGTATTCATAAAAAGGGGGCCGGTCTGGGCCCGGCGGTGACATTTCTTTTTTCCGGCCCGGCCGTTAATATATTGGCCATAGTGCTTACCGCCAGAAAAATGGGCTGGGAACTGGGCGTGGCCCGGGCCATAGGCGCAGTAGTGTTTTCCATAGTAATCGGACTTTTAATGGCCTTGATTTTTAAAAAGGAAGAAGATAAAAAACAGGCCGAAAAAGGTGACGACGGCGGTATGTTTGACGGGGAAGACGGTAAACCCGTGGGTCACCTGCTTGCCTTCTTTGGTGCTATGGTGGCCATCCTCATTTTCGGCACCGCATCCATACCGCTTTGGAGTAAAATAGCCATTGTAATGGCGCTCTTAAGTTTCTTGGCCACAGTGCTCATCGCCTGGTATGACCGGGATGAAGTGCAGGATTGGCTGGTGGAAACATGGAAGTTTGTCAAATTGATTTTCCCCATCCTGCTGGTGGGTGTGTTTGTGGCCGGAGT
The sequence above is drawn from the Bacillota bacterium genome and encodes:
- a CDS encoding extracellular solute-binding protein, which gives rise to MKNNPNCFKVLHAGALRKPMKECIHILWERYPDLKVELDYAGSRACARAVAGGKIVDLIALADYKVFEDILIPRFVDTSFAFATDQMVLAFDEFSTHSEIINEDNWMDVLLNNSQIKYGRSDHHRDPCGYRTLMLWQLAEKFYNRPGLFKALEDNWSNVYPKSFDLACALLQGQVDYGFEYLSVAKQLNLKHIVFPPEINLSDPRLADYYARAKVVVDGSYPGLDTEITGTPIEFAIAIPKESNQKELAQEFIDILTGSRGEEILEQNGLIPC
- a CDS encoding PadR family transcriptional regulator, whose amino-acid sequence is MAVKNGEDISLDKLIQPGLLLFVYMKPSHGYELIQNYNKLQSTEEVEPGTIYRNLRRMEKNGLLTSSWQTSESGPARRLYEITEKGINVLDEAAAKVEKQKLQVEQFLSLYREQKEQGGSADEK
- a CDS encoding PadR family transcriptional regulator is translated as MCQDQGSHHESSCSCSGMPMRRFLQPCLLLLLHRRSTHGYDLIQNLGEFGFSSGETDPGTVYRHLRKMEEEKLVTSAWDTDQGGPAKRLYQITGEGEEILHAWAVTLNGNKQRIEDFLVKYKTQFPGQ
- a CDS encoding permease translates to MFNIILFVSAAIGFIISNQKDKVKTKQALKKAVNSFINLLPSLLGIIGLIGLMLALVPRELIAGFFGDNSPAGIAVISAIGSITLLPAFVAFPLASSFLDAGASIVAVACFITTLLMVGVITAPMEIEYFGKKFTLWRNLSALVLAVIIGPLIGVMVR
- a CDS encoding permease gives rise to the protein MKSKIKKYNLFFLVVLVDLILWFYWPDKGTTAVISTGDYLVEMLLFIPPIFILIGLLDVWVPREIVEKNVGSESGVKGVVISILVATAAAGPLYAGFPVAYTLMEKGCRMANVVIFLGTWATIKVPMLMMEIKFLGMEFAAARLLLTLPAIILSGYLVERLLAGAKKAGKPKANKLTG
- a CDS encoding response regulator transcription factor; its protein translation is MANHTILVVEDEERVQQLVELYLKKEGFTVDMAFDGEEAVKKARAGLPDLILLDIMLPEMDGWEVCKELRKTMSTPIIMLTARGDEFDRVMGLELGADDYIAKPFSPREMVARVKAVLRRTAAGAQNGSKVLDFNELCINYTSRTVEIKGNIIEMPPKEFELLWFLAGHCGQVFSREQLLHSIWGYSYVGDPRTVDTHIKRLREKLAQAREVCSIKTVWGYGYKFEVVG
- a CDS encoding cell wall metabolism sensor histidine kinase WalK, with amino-acid sequence MFKSLFSKLMSSYLLVVLATLLVLGILISHLFSNYYYSSSEQELKDKGLEMAGLMSDYMEQGRPVEEVLAVTGSMVDARVFWVQRQALDFAQRGRIHGLRLDRVEVEQILKGEIITKQAFMYRFNQAMISVAVPVRVNSSIAGALFLFTPVADITDTISAVRKLIFWAALPTILFAVIIAYFLSRSVSRPLQDMSLASRAMAEGDFQQRINTSSRDEVGQLAQSFNHLAGALNNTINDLSMEKEKMESVLGNMAEGVIAIDPGCRVIAANRQAIETFGFDQSTLSQVLAETSLPDEVQVLFNQVLESGETKSIEITLNNGKIFLLAHVSPLRETGAGVFGAVGVFHDITDIRRLEQMRRDLVANVSHELRTPLTSVQGFVEAMLDGTIEGEEDKSIYLNIIHQETIRLNRLIHDLLDLASMESGKTSWEINAVDVSELISRVVARLQPQLKRRLLTVKREIPAALPLLLANEDRAEQVLTNLIGNAVQFSPEGESITIEVQAVQGEITISVVDRGPGIAVEELPYIWERFHRVDKSRSRALGGTGLGLAITKQIIEAHGGRVGVRSESGRGSVFSFTLPAVPGEEPE
- a CDS encoding Fe-S cluster protein, translating into MFLKDIKITSVAPCIVVPNRIRFRAIFSDDITSLMPYLNAVQKNAVYNHEGKVLSMTKDERLITLYPWEVTVAKALSEEDADETAAWVKDLINKTYVDRETIEPVYERRSRPTPLVLYGWLPQKSGCRRCGEQTCLAFAAQMVNGGKKLEECPVIWEPGNEDLLESLKEMVVVLV
- a CDS encoding winged helix-turn-helix transcriptional regulator; this encodes MSIDNYVKIFKALGEPSRLRMLKILSVRPMYVCELEKVLQMSQPRISQHLRVMKHAGLVTERKEAQRTFYALKIDYLDEQFKELLEFFHADLESLPLFIEEYQRHKELEEDSGVAQCKEGKTEAVKLEQEA
- a CDS encoding thioredoxin family protein; the protein is MEIKVLGTGCKKCKETEKAVQKAVEELGIQADVEKVEEMDKIADYNVLMTPGLVINGKVKVTGRVPKHKDILKYIKDEM
- a CDS encoding permease, with protein sequence MTLMGVLQSGFNELLEYLSAHVLTCLVPAFFIAGGIAAVVSTGAVLKYFGPRAPKHMSYGVASVSGAILAVCSCTVLPLFAGIHKKGAGLGPAVTFLFSGPAVNILAIVLTARKMGWELGVARAIGAVVFSIVIGLLMALIFKKEEDKKQAEKGDDGGMFDGEDGKPVGHLLAFFGAMVAILIFGTASIPLWSKIAIVMALLSFLATVLIAWYDRDEVQDWLVETWKFVKLIFPILLVGVFVAGVLKAVIPEQWISASVGGNSLSSNVVASVIGALMYFSTLTEVPIVKALLDMGMGQGPALALLLAGPSLSLPNMLVVRNVMGTKRTIVYVVIVVVMATFTGLIFGNIVT